The DNA window TCGTCATGACTAACTAAAAGCATGactgatttttaaaattgatgGACGGACCAGAATTTTATCAAACTTCATTATTCTTCCatcaatttatctttatttataaaagagtgaactacatattTAGAAACTATAGTTGTGTGACACATATTTGTGACCCCTATATATTGTTGCTAGTATAGAGATCACATATATGCATCGTGACAAAGTATACATTGTAAATATACAAAAACTTTAAATTCTCACGGATTCCATGCAATTACCGACATATCTAACATTTAGACACTCAAAATACGCTTTGATATTCCAAAAATGAAGATATCATCACTATGCACTGTTTTTAGTAATATAGGTTGGAAGCTATGAAATTGGAATATTTGGAAGCACGAAATAAGGGAAAGTCAAACCTTGATTTACCAACTTCACTCAAACCCCAAAAATAGTGTTTGATTCTCTTCTCACTCAAATTCAAATGTGGAAGTAGATATTCATATTTGTTTGCTGATCGCTCAACACCAAAACAATGAGCTCCGCAGCCGGGAATTCTAGCTTTGCACCCTACCAATTCCGCCACACCACCCCATCTTCTTCCAAATGTTGCTCGTTGAGAATCGCCCCCTCTCGAGGAAAGAATGCGATGCCCACGGCTCATCTACAGAGAGCCCATTCCCATTCCTGCTCCAGGAGAGTGGCCCTTGTCATGGGTTTTGCCGTTATCCGCCTTCTCAAATTCAGGGCTCACGCAATCGATGCAGGTGTCTCTCTCTGTGTTTCTTCGTTTCCCTCTTTCTTATGTAACACTAACACTTAGTTTGATTTTCTTTGTCAAGttattaatgtttttttatggCTATGCTTTTGCTTTACTTAATTGCTACTTATTGTGCTTTCTGTTCATACTGATTGGTGAAGGTGGTAATATCGCTGATTTGTAGGAGAGGAAGGTGACCTAACTATAGCCTGAGTGCGTTTGTTTTAGCTTTCAATTATCCATGTTTCATGTTATGCTCAATTTAGATGGTTCCGAGTTGCAGCTCAATAAACGCTTTAAGTGTAATTAATTCATCCTTCGATACAACATTTTTCCCTTTGCACACTATACATCTCAGCCACTTTAACTGCCTATACGGTATTGTAAAAATGCCTGCGTTGTTATAGCCATTTTTGGATACTTAGAGACATGTTATAAAAATGCCTGCTATACGGTATTGGTTGGTACACACTTATAGCTGCTTGTGTGAAGCAATTTGATGCTTTCCTATCATCTGGTTTGTGCTCTGTCTAATTCAACCTACTCTGTCCCTCCCTTCCGATTGTTTTGGTCTTTTCCTTTTGTTTGTGATAACCAAGCAGCTTTCGAGTTTCAACCAAGTAGAAAACAGTTTGACACTCTAGCTAGAAAGTCCATTCTTAGTTCAATACTCAAATAAACTCTAACATTCATAGAAAATAGCTCGTCAGCATAATTTCTTGTCAGTTTTCATGTATAATCAATCACCATAGTCCCAGCAAAAAGAAAGCCAAGAGTGCTCTGCTTGATTGGAGAGTGTGTGTGAAAGATTATTACCTGAAAATCTTCCCTCAAATCAAGTAGAACTGATAGTATTATATTCACTACACCATTTTGAAATTTTCCCTTTTAAGCCAATCAGAGAATCAATGGTTAAAGATGGGCTCGTAGGCATATACAGTATTGAGGCAGTTAAATTTGTTCCAACTGCATTTAAGCAGCTTCTAATTGTATTTGATATTTACTCATATATATGCAGTTGGCCTATGTTATTATGGTTACGTTTCAGTGATTGGTAGAGACCATATAGCTGCGGAGCTATGTAAAGACACTCTCGACACCCGTAGTTCTTTATGCCTGAGCTACAGTAGCATGCTAGGAAAATTAATGTAGCCAACTACAAAGATTTTGCATCCTTCTTAAAATCTTTCTTTACTCAGGATTCTCTTCTTCCTATTCACCGTACTGCTTACCTATGCTTAAACAATTAACAATGTTTAATACTGTAAATTCAGATAATGCTAAAGTGTAAACCCTTTTCTTGAGCCATCACTGATAATTTCAGCTTTTCTATTTCAGAAAGTAATGAATTGGCGGCAGCACATCTGAATCAAAATGAAGAGGTCTGCATCCAactataaaatgaaaatgattaTGCACTGCTGGTTTGGTATCTGATTCTCGTTTTTGTATGTCATCTATATACTATCATGCATGCTAATGTGCACATTTCACGTGCACAGCTATCGGGGCAGGAACGTCCATCAGGTCACCCCTTCTTCTCCATTCTCAATGTACTCGGTATTCTGGGATCTGGAATTCTTGCTGCCCTTTTTGCATCAAAGAGGAAGGAAAAGGCCATTTCAGATGCTACTATAGAACACGTAAGTAATTTTAATAGAtttatattgttattttttatgaCATAGATTTAGAGAGGTAGAGATAAAAGGCTTGAGATATGTTCGTTAATATATTAAATGGAACTTCATCTTCAAGAACCTACATCATCAAAGTGAAACTAAGAGTCGATAAAGGTTTACAGCCAGGAGTTTTCCTTCCTTGAAGAAACTTTATGTCCCAAGCTACAGAGctcaaaatcaagaaacaatTAACTCATTATGTCATAATCCCTATTAATTAAAACTGATAAGGAATAATCATCAATTCATCATACTGAGATAAAATGCACATATCATATTCATGTTTCCATGTCTAGCATTGCCTCAAGACGCCAGAAATGATTAGACTCTTCTAGTGTCGTCGTTCTCCCCCATTAAGATTGGGAATCTTTCTACATGAGCTCTCTTAGTTTCTGTGTCCCAATCACTGTACTGACCTCATGTGTCTTGTTCTAAGCCCACTAATTTTTTAGTTAGATTCTTTTTTATGATTCACTGGCCTTCCTTGTTCGAGCACCATAATTCAGATTTTACGTTCCTGAATGTTGTGCTATCCATAATTCAGATTTTTGTTGGTTTATatgcttctctctctctctctctctctctctctggggTGCAGATGAAAAATATGCTCAAGGAAAAAGAAGCTGCTATTATTTCTCTGGAGAAAAAGTTTAAGGCAGAACTAATAAATGAGAAAGAATGTCTAAATAAGGAACTTGGAAAAGTGAAAGCTGAGCAGCAGTCTTTAGTTAATCAACTGGAAATGGCATCATATACCATAACAAACCTTGGTCAAGAATTGCAAAAGGAGCAAAACATAGTCGAAGAGCTTACCATCGAAGTTGATAACCTAGAACACTGTGTTCAAAATGCTGGGAGTGAGAAAACGCAACTCCAACAACAGCTAAAGGAGAAGCTGCATTCTGTAGGATTCTTGCAAGAAAGGATCGACTTGCTTTTACTGGATATCAAGGATAAAGAAGATACTATTTTGCATCTTAGCTGTAGACTTGCTGACAAAGATAGAGAGCTGGATCAACTCAGCTCCATATATCAGCAATTGGAGGATCATCTACCTAGTTTGGAGTCCGAGAACAAGCAATTGAAGGATGTAATTCAGAGAAATCAAGAGGAGCTGGAACTGAAGTATGAGATCGTGCAGGAATTGGATGCAGAATTATCCCTTTTACTGGCTGAGAAAGATGAATCTGAAAAGAAGCTTGATGCCATTTTAATGGAGCATAACAACTTCAAGTCCTCCATGGAAAAGAAGTCAACTTCGGATGCAAAGCTTTTGggagaaagagaaggaaagATTCATCTGCTTGAAGAACAACTTACGATCTTGTTGGATGGCAAGAAGAAAGATGAAGTATTAATATCTGCTTTGACGCAGGAGAGGGACACTTTAAAAGAAATGTTGAACATAGAATTAGGAAATATGAAGATTCTGGAAGAGGAGCTTAGAATCACACATGCTACTTTGGAGGAATCAAAATATGAAACTTCTGACCTTGCTAAACAATTGCAAGAGTTGAGAAGATTTTGTTTGGAGCTTGAAGAAGAGGTCTGTAAAGTCCAGGCCGATTTTAGGGAAGCAAGAGAATCATTACACATGAAACTAGAGGAAGCTAAACGTGGTGCAGAAATCTTGTCCGAAGAACTAAGTTCTGCAAATGATCTTTTCAGTAAATCAAGCGAAGAACTGCAAATTATGTCCGCAGAATTATCTGCCGCATTGCAGAAATGCAATAGCTTGGAGGTGGAACTCACTGATGCCCTTAGGAAAGCAGAAAGCACAACTGTTGATCTGGATAACGAAAGGAAAACTATATCTTCTCTGAAGAAAGAGTTGATGGATCTCGAGACCCAAATTTCGAGAGATAAACAAGCACGAAAAAGTCTTGAATCAGATTTAGAAGAGGCTACTAAGTTCCTCAATGATGTGAATCGGCACGCATTGATGCTTTCCAGAGAGTTAGAGCTTGCACATTCTCAGATTTCTAGCCTGGAAGTTGAGAAAGATAAGCTATATAATTTCATTGCTGTGCAGAAACAGGTTTCCGAAGAATCTCGGGTGAACTTGGAAGATGCCCACAACCTGGTCATGAAACTCGGGAAAGAAAGGGAGAGTTTGACAAAGAGAGGAAAGAGACTAGAGGAAGAGCTGGCCTCTGCAAAGGGAGAGATACTGAGGCTGATGAGTCGAATGAACTCTTCGAAACCGGCAGTTGATGCCCAACAGGGGAGAAAAGCTGCAGCTTCAGGTAGAAGGAATACCCAACGAAGGAGAAAGGATAGATCCCAGCAAAAAGATTCATAGTTGACATTTAGAGTTTCCTGTTTAAGTAGATTATAAGCTTATTTTAGAGATCTTGTACCATTTGACTCAGAAGTTCTGAAATACGTATGATTCTACTTCCCTTTTGTGCATACAAATTGACATTTTCTTTTGTGCATATCAATatgttgaaaatgaaattagTGGTGGGATTCAGTTCAACTTGTGTGGAAAATTGATTGAAAGATGAAATTTTGTAGGCCCTAAAATGGGATAGATTTTTGTCGTTTGaacattttatcatccaaataAGAATTTATGTTGGGCCACAAATGGTTTTGGGCCCTCACTATCCGACTGTATCAGTGTAACTTAGTTAGATAATGTATATACCAATAGATATAAAGTTTGTAGGAACGTACACAATAAGACCGCATGACGCAGTGGATTAGCGCGTTTGACTTCGGATCAAAAGGTTGCGAGTTCGACTCCACTGTGGTcgactttttttttcctttccatttttgcttaacttttttttttctttccatttttgcttaactttttttttctttccatttttgcTTAATTTCTTCATCCTATTtagcattttttttttctttccatttttgcttaactttttttttctttccctttttgcTTAATTTCTTCATCCTATTTAGCATTTATTTTTTCAACTTTTTTGTGATCATCATTTTTAGATAAATTTTGAAAGTTAGACAGCTTCACAATTCACGGgaactatttattttttcagtttttatgagtttaacattttttaaataaatttataagttagACAATCACTCATCCTATttagcatttttttttctttccatttttgcttaacttttttttttctttccatttttgcTTAATTTCTTCATCCTATTTAGCATTTATTTTTTCAACTTTTTTGTGATCATCATTTTTAGATAAATTTTGAAAGTTAGACAGCTTCACAATTCACGGgaactatttattttttcagtttttatgagtttaacattttttaaataaatttataagttagACAATCACGGGACgtaatcaattgctaactaattaggaATCTCAAATTAAGACTAAATCttagccattagattaggagatctagtggttgaaataatgaCACGtggattatatttaaaatttaaaaaattattaaatagcTTAAAGGGGTATATAGTTCAATTCTTATATATGGTAGTTAAAACTAAccactttctctctcctcagaatcatttcaaattttgaaatttacgtaactatctcgatttaaattattttttcgtaaaaaatatatcaaattaaaggtaatacgtgagatttaaatttaaaaaatcataaaaattattatgttataaCAGATTTACTATTTTAcccttttattgatattttatctactccctccgtcccggctaagatggcACATTCTTTGACTGATacggattttaggagttattgattAATGTGTTTACTTTGAGAGAGAAAAGATGGGTGtgagtattaaaatagagaaagaaagagagatgaatattttaataggagtaaaaaaaagtggttgagtgtattaattagagagagaaagtttctaaaaaaggaaatgcgtCATCtcagttgggacaaactaaaaaagaaaacatatcATCTTAAATGGGACGGAAGGTGtcctatttattgaaatacgTGAGAtttcatccactcattttaaaatataatggaGTAGGATTGGTGTTAGTTGTGGATTGGATAGTATATGCATTTTAATATGATACAGACAACCACATCACAATTCACATATTCAAATTACTAGcatttatttcatcaacttttGAGTGCAACACTTTTGAGACAAATTTAAAAGTTAGACAAAAAATTCAtataatcaaactcaaactcaaaacactcaaactcaaactctaACAGTGTATTATAGTACTGTTAGAGGTAGGCAGATTTTTTCATACACACACTACTGTCAACCAAAGTTGTAAGTACCTATTTGGCTATTTCAGTTGGTGGGAATATTGAAATCTAACagcaaattcaacaataaatgGAGGtggaacatgaagaaaacacaCAGGTTAATCAGATATAGAACCGAACCAAACACGAACCTACATCTCAAATAGCCAGGGAAGGCCGTCCTCGACCCGCCCCAAGAGTCAAGACCAACTCTGCACCAGTAACAGCTCTGAAATTTAACAGGTTACATGAAATGAAGATATGACTACACTATGCAGAAGTGTTGGGAATCCAAATTTATTACATACTTCAGCCGTTTCAGTATACCTCTGGCCCAGATGCACTAGGCCTCACTATAACATGCATTAACCTTCATAACTTCCGCCGGAAAAAGTTGCTCTTAATGAATATGTCCCATCCATACGAACTTTAATTGCCTTCTCATGAGCAGCAGCTTCACAAGACTCGTGCCTCTCGTTCATCAAGCACCTGCACAAGTTCGATAAGTTCATTATGATTGTATCTTTCTGATACGCACCCAACATTGGTGTATTGCAAAAGCAACTAAAAGGGTGGGGGAGTGGTGAGTCTTCAATGCAATCATTGTTATTATCATTAGTAGATGGCAGTTATATGAAGGTGGAGGGGTGTTTCTATGCAACCATTATCACTATCTTTATTGTTTCTATGAACAAGAGACTTTTGTGATTCCCTGTAAAAACTAACTATATAATTGTCTCTAGAAGTTAGAGATAATATCAATTGTCTATCATTGTAGCTGTGAATGGCATCAGCAGAGGCTTACTTGTAGGTAAGAGGGTTTTCCCTTattttttgctttattttttgtttaactTTCTCCCATGTTCTTTAATTACTAATAATTTTAGTTATCTTTGCTCAATGATGTTTTGGACATCTCCACTTTGTCAAGCTTAAATAAAATCTATTACTCATTACAATGGAAATCACAGCCTATATCCTAGCCTTGTGATCCTATCATCTTGTGCCCTGTTTATGCCACTCTTCCCTTCTCTTCTTTTGTcttttgttttctgatttttggTAGAAGGGAAAACTTCACATGACTTCAGGATGAGTTCCTAAATATGACTCCAAGGACCACGCAGGTATCTTGATTCGAAAATCACAAAAAATGTTTGAAATCTTTCAGGATTAATGTACGTATGAGGACCTCAATTAGGTAATCTGACTGCCAACTGCCAACAGctagattaattttttttatctcgaTTCTCTGAAACATGCATATTCATGAacatagatatatatatttatattctgaTTAGGTAATTAGTACTCTTCTATTTTGTGTAAGCCGTGTGGTGGGTGTATACACCACTGAATTACTAAAGTATCTCGAATGAGATATTACCATACAGATCTAGTGAGTGTAGTTAATACTATCAAGTGATTTTgaacaaaatttttaattatagcTTTTTACAAATCTAATTTAAGCTATGCTAGCCTGGTAACCTGAAAGGCAAAACATCAAGTCGAGAGCATATTAAACAACTGAAGGGAGGACATGTAATCACAATTCATAAGCTGACAATAAAAGCCAATAATGCTTGAGGTGAAAGTAACTAAAATAAAGCAATCAGAGATGTGAGTTTAAACAGCAATCGAGTAGCAATCAAGTAGAAGAATATTTCATCTGTTGTCACAGTGTAATAGATGAGGGCAGAGAAATGGCTTACTTGACCGAAGTCTTGATATAGGAATTTCTCGCATTTCACGTCTCATGCACAGATATTCACCTAATAACGCCATTGCTGCAAGACCAGTAAGATTAACAACCCACCATGTTATTGATGCTGGCCAACCTCCATATATAGTGCAAATGAAGAGGTGAACGATATAAAGGGTGGCACAAAAATCCAAGCACTTCTTCGCCCTTTCAACTAAATAGACTAGAAAACCAGCTCTGTATCAAGCAAACGGAATAAACTGTCAAGAACAAACCTTTAGATTTACTGCATGAATCCCCCACTAATTCAAATCAAAGACCATTCCAGCATGCTTCTGGTGACAATTGTCCACATATAAACAGAAATACAGAATCATATTCAATAATGAAGTTAGGCAACTATGCTAATGTAAGAAACACAGAACCTTcgatttttattatatttaaaactaAACACCCTTCTGTTACTTATCAGGATTATTCTCTAGGATCATCATTTTTTCTTCCCAGTGGAAGGAAGTATTTAAGTAACCGAAGAAGATAGAGTACATAGTCCAAAATCAGCAAACACGCCCAAATTTATCATAGATTCTTCCTTTTTCTTCAAATGTATGGATCTAAGCAATGTCACCCAAATTAACCTCGTGCTATCACGCCTTAAATTACCTTTTTCACACACAACAAAATGGCAGAATCTTAAAAATTCCATCTGAAGAACTAACAATACCATATAGATACTAATCTCCTGCACTTAATGTAAGCATGATAACCTAATTACAGATCAAGGTGAACTTTAAAGCTGCtgcataacaaaaataaaatcaacaaaTTGCATCAGAATCAAACTTACCCAGCAATAGAGCTGAAAAAAATGGAAGACATGACACCCCAACCAATAACTGTAGAGGCATCAACCGTGGCATAATCAAAGAAATACACAAGGCTCATCTTCGAAACTCGAGTGCCAACCAGAATCGACAAGAATACTCCCAGAGCCAGGTAGTACAGGCATTGGAGGCACGCGATTTGCGCCACTATCAGCCATGGATCCCATACCACTGAACCATAGAACATGACtcaattcttctttttttcctcCCCTTCTACCTCAATTTCCCAGAAATTCAAACTTTTTTCCGATTTTCACTCGGAAGTTGAGTGAAAAATCAGAAGCTAGGTTTCAATTCAGCAATTGGACTGAACCGTGATGCAATTTTGGGGAATTTGCAATACGTTCATTCGTGTGAGTTTGAACAGGATAACCTAAAATTTGAAGATTAACTCGGCTAAGAAGGAATTTTGTAGGATTTAGATAGAAATCGAAGTAATTGGATGTGCGTAATTTGTAAGTGGGGATGCAGATTTGGGATCAGATTGAGGAATTATCAAGAATTTAGGAATCCGAGCTGTGAAGGAGAGAGGTCTGTTTGGTTATTGCGGATTGAAGAAGTTGTTTTTGCATAATCGTTTGAAgacttaaattaaaataatcatgtATAATAGATTAGGTAAAATGATTCCAATCCCATTAACCAATTTTATCAGTGCAACTATATTAGACTGAAATTATTATTgataacattttaaataaacatTGCATTTTTCTAGAATTATGAGAACTGGTATAATTTACTTTATCGATTTATTTTTTGGGCACCTTACTCTGACATTATAAAAAGATGAAAAAGAGAAACTCATCCACTTTAGTGTTAGTTGAGTAACTTTCAATTATTATTTCCACCTGACCAATATTCATATTCATCTTCTGGAATTTAATACATGCATTGAAGCAACATTTCCAGTAGAAGACCCGAGCACTCTTaatctaaattaattttatcacaaTTCACACATTTGAATTTTTACTTGTGCATCTGAATTTCGTAAGATCCAATTCATTCTGCCAATATAAGTTATATAAatcaaaagccctcttaaaattgAGTTTATGTTTGGCTTGAAGTATCAAATTCTTGGATCAAAGCAAAggtaataaattaattataagagaaaataattaaactacAAAACTTCTCAAGGCTATCTAAGTACATTTTGAGTTGCCTTTGTGTACATTTAAACTATTTGATAAATATTGCTTCAACTCTTCTTTAACAAAGCAAGAACTCCTTCATCCTACTCatatttttgtgtgtgtgtgtgtgtatgtgtgtctGTGGAAGCCATTGTTGATGTTCAAGGCTGAGATTTCCACGCAGACGAAATGTCAGCAACGGCTTCCCCTACACTCAGATACGGCCCTTCCAACCCAAAGGATTCCAAGATGTGGGATTCATGCAGTTTCTCCATCACACTTCCAACAGGATTCACCAACACAAGCTGCATTATGATGCACAATTATAGATTCAATACGACGTGGAATACAAGACGAAAATGCGTGGACAACAGCAAGAAATGCTGCTTACCTTGAGCGATCTTTTCTCCAGCATCTTCCTTAGTTCACTGATTGTGTCAATCCCACTTGTGTCTATTGCTGTCACAGCTGATCAacaataaaaattgtttttgttAGAATCTATTATGTAAAGAAATTTATGTGAGTGATTAATATATAAATGCTAACCAGTCATATCTAGTACTACACATTTCAAGTTGCTTCTGTTGTTTGATGACAGCCACTCTTCCTCCTCTCTGATCCATCGCAGTATCCTGCATTGCACGGTTGAGATTAGACGCGTCGTTCTTGACAGCGTGTGATGTAGGAACACGGCTTTATTTCTTACCTCTCTTGTAAGTAAGTGGAATTTGCAAAATAGATAGGTGCCTCAACTGCCATGATCAAGAATGAAGGAACTCTAACAGCTTCTCTGTATTGAGTGAGGTTCTGATATATCTGAGTTCTTGGAATGTTTCCGAGCACAACCGTGTTTGGCCTTGTCACGTGTAGCAAGATCTTGAAAACCGAAACTCCAACCTGAAATTGGTTGCTAAAAGTCAGCATCATTTAAGGAAATTCTTACAAGTTG is part of the Salvia splendens isolate huo1 chromosome 6, SspV2, whole genome shotgun sequence genome and encodes:
- the LOC121810066 gene encoding protein SYS1 homolog — protein: MFYGSVVWDPWLIVAQIACLQCLYYLALGVFLSILVGTRVSKMSLVYFFDYATVDASTVIGWGVMSSIFFSSIAGAGFLVYLVERAKKCLDFCATLYIVHLFICTIYGGWPASITWWVVNLTGLAAMALLGEYLCMRREMREIPISRLRSSA
- the LOC121807026 gene encoding MAR-binding filament-like protein 1-1, with translation MSSAAGNSSFAPYQFRHTTPSSSKCCSLRIAPSRGKNAMPTAHLQRAHSHSCSRRVALVMGFAVIRLLKFRAHAIDAESNELAAAHLNQNEELSGQERPSGHPFFSILNVLGILGSGILAALFASKRKEKAISDATIEHMKNMLKEKEAAIISLEKKFKAELINEKECLNKELGKVKAEQQSLVNQLEMASYTITNLGQELQKEQNIVEELTIEVDNLEHCVQNAGSEKTQLQQQLKEKLHSVGFLQERIDLLLLDIKDKEDTILHLSCRLADKDRELDQLSSIYQQLEDHLPSLESENKQLKDVIQRNQEELELKYEIVQELDAELSLLLAEKDESEKKLDAILMEHNNFKSSMEKKSTSDAKLLGEREGKIHLLEEQLTILLDGKKKDEVLISALTQERDTLKEMLNIELGNMKILEEELRITHATLEESKYETSDLAKQLQELRRFCLELEEEVCKVQADFREARESLHMKLEEAKRGAEILSEELSSANDLFSKSSEELQIMSAELSAALQKCNSLEVELTDALRKAESTTVDLDNERKTISSLKKELMDLETQISRDKQARKSLESDLEEATKFLNDVNRHALMLSRELELAHSQISSLEVEKDKLYNFIAVQKQVSEESRVNLEDAHNLVMKLGKERESLTKRGKRLEEELASAKGEILRLMSRMNSSKPAVDAQQGRKAAASGRRNTQRRRKDRSQQKDS